CTCGCAAAGCCAGACAGGCCGTGGATCTCATTCGGGGTAAAAAGGCTCAGGAGGCGCTTGCGCTCCTTAAGTTTGTTCCTAAGAAGTCTGCTCGGCTGGTTTATAAGGTATTACAGTCTGCTATTGCGAATGCTGAAAACAATCGGGGTTTGGATGTGGATAAATTGGTGGTATCCCAGGCTTTTGTAAATCCAGGGCCTACCATGAAGAGGATAAGGCCCAGAGCCATGGGGAGGGCGTATCTGATTCGCAAAAGAAGTTCTCATATCACTGTGGTTGTTTCCGAAGCGGGGGAGGGAAGGTAATTGGGGCAGAAAGTCAATCCAGTCGGTTTACGTTTGGGTATTATTAAAGATTGGCAATCTCGCTGGTATGCTGAGAAAAAGTTTCAGGATCATCTTTTAGAGGATTTGAAGGTTCGGCAATACATCAAAGAAAGGCTCTATCGCTCTGGAGTTTCCAGGGTTGAGGTGGAACGTTTAGCAAACCAGGTTAAAGTGGTTATCAAAACGGCTCGTCCAGGAATTGTCATCGGTCGTAAGGGAAGCGAAGTTGAAAAATTGAAACAAGATTTGCAGGCCATGATTGGGAACCAAAATGTCCAAATTTCGGTCGAAGAGGTTCAATCCCCCGAAACCGATGCACAGCTTGTTGCTGAAAACATCGCTTTGCAGATCGAGCGACGTGTTTCTTACCGGAGAGCTATGAAACAGGCCATTGTTCGCGCACTCAAAGCTGGAGCCAAAGGAATCAAGGTAGCCTGTTCTGGAAGACTGGCAGGAGCAGAGATTGCTCGTGAAGAGTGGTATCGTGAAGGTCGCTTGCCTTTACAGACTTTACGTGCTGATATAGACTATGGATTTGCCGAAGCGATCACCACGTACGGTAAAATTGGTGTCAAAGTTTGGATTTTTAAGGGTGAAGTAATCTCTCCGGGTGAAGTTCTGGAAGAAGGGGGCTTCGGAGAAGTAAAAGAAGGGAAATACGAGGAGGAATTGGTAGACTATGCTGATACCCAAGAGAGTTAAATATAGAAAACAGCAACGTGGGAGAATGACGGGTATTGCCCACCGAGGGTGTGAGGTTGATTTCGGTGACTTTGGTCTGCAGGCTCTGGAGCCGGCCTGGATTACCAATCCTCAGATTGAGGCGGCGCGAGTTGCCATTTCAAGACATATTAAAAAGGGAAGGATCTGGGTGAGAGTTTTTCCAGACAAGCCCTATACGAAGAAACCTACTGAATCCCGAATGGGTAAAGGAAAAGGTCCAGTAGAAGGATGGGTAGCGGTAGTAAGACCGGGGAAGGTCCTTTTTGAAATCGGGGGTGTAGACAGGGAAACCGCTATGGAAGCCTTGCGTCTGGCTTCTCATAAATTGCCCATCAAAACGAGAGTTGTCGAGAGAAGTGTTGAGTAGAGGTGACCATAATGAGGGCTTCCGAATTGCGTAATTTGACAAATGAAGAGTTAAATCAGAAATTAAAAGATTTGCGGACTGAGCTCTTTAATTTGCGTTTTCAGACCATCACTGGCCAATTAGCGAATCCCCAGAGGATCCGTACGGTAAAGAGGGACGTTGCTCGAATTAAGACTATCCTCAAAGAGCGGGAACTGGGATTGCAGAAACAGGGGGTAAAGTAAAATGGGCGCTCGCAAACAGTTTGTTGGAGAAGTGGTCAGTAACGCCATGGATAAAACTGTAGTGGTTAAAGTAACCAGGGTTACAGAACATCCGCTTTACAGAAAAAAGATCAAAAGGAATGCGAAGTTTAAAGCTCATGATGAGAATAAAATCTGTGGAAAAGGCGATAAAGTGCTCATTGAAGAGACTAGGCCCCTGAGCAAGACGAAGCGTTTTCGGGTTGTGGAAGTGTTAGAGAGGGCGAGGGTTGAGGAAGGAGGAGAGTTCGTTGATTCAGCCGAGAACAATGCTTGAAGTGGCCGATAATACCGGTGCAAAGAAAATCATGTGCATTCGGGTGATGGGTGGCTCGAATCGCCGTTATGCGACAATTGGAGATATTATTATCGCTTCGGTTAAAGAAGCTGAACCCCATTCAGGGGTGAAGAAAGGGGAAGTGGTGAGAGCGGTGGTAGTCCGGGTTCGAAAGGAGCTGGGCCGGCCTGACGGGACATTCGTCAGATTTGATGATAATGCAGCAGTGCTCGTTAATAACCAAGATGTTCCCAGGGGAACCCGTATTTTCGGTCCGGTAGGTCGGGAGTTGCGGGAAAAAAATTTCATGCGAATTATTTCCTTAGCGCCTGAAGTTGTATAAGGAGCGTGATCGATTTTGGAAACGAAAAAGAAATTTAAGTTACCTATTAAAAAGGGTGATCTGGTTGAAGTCATACACGGAAAGGATCGTGGCAAGCGGGGGAAGGTTTTAACGGTTCTCCTGCAGGATGGCAAAGCAGTGGTCGAAGGAGTTAACATGGTGAAAAAACATACTCGCCCCACTCAGAAAAACCCTCAGGGGGGAATCATTGACCAGGAAAATCCGGTCAGGGTTTCCAATCTGCGTCTGGTATGTAGTCGTTGTAGCCAGGTTACCCGGATAGGGCGAAAAAAGGTGGCTGATGCCAGGTTCAGAGTCCGGGTATGCAAGAAGTGTGGCGAAATTATTGATAAAGTATAGCAAGGAGGTCTTCGGAAGTGTCGGTTACCAGAGAGAAATATGTGCAAGAATCTGTTCCCAAACTTCTCAAGCGTTTTGGATACCGAAATGTCATGCAGGTTCCAAGGTTAGAAAAAGTGGTCATCAATCTGGGAATTGGAGACGCAACGCAGAATGCTCGTTATCTCGACCTGGCGGTGGAGGAATTAGCTGCGATCACTGGTCAGAAACCGCTTGTTACCAGAGCCCGGAAGTCAATCTCCAATTTTAAATTACGTAAAGGAATGCCCATTGGTTGTAAGGTTACCCTG
This portion of the Atribacterota bacterium genome encodes:
- the rplX gene encoding 50S ribosomal protein L24, which translates into the protein METKKKFKLPIKKGDLVEVIHGKDRGKRGKVLTVLLQDGKAVVEGVNMVKKHTRPTQKNPQGGIIDQENPVRVSNLRLVCSRCSQVTRIGRKKVADARFRVRVCKKCGEIIDKV
- the rpsQ gene encoding 30S ribosomal protein S17, with protein sequence MGARKQFVGEVVSNAMDKTVVVKVTRVTEHPLYRKKIKRNAKFKAHDENKICGKGDKVLIEETRPLSKTKRFRVVEVLERARVEEGGEFVDSAENNA
- the rplP gene encoding 50S ribosomal protein L16 is translated as MLIPKRVKYRKQQRGRMTGIAHRGCEVDFGDFGLQALEPAWITNPQIEAARVAISRHIKKGRIWVRVFPDKPYTKKPTESRMGKGKGPVEGWVAVVRPGKVLFEIGGVDRETAMEALRLASHKLPIKTRVVERSVE
- the rpsC gene encoding 30S ribosomal protein S3 — encoded protein: MGQKVNPVGLRLGIIKDWQSRWYAEKKFQDHLLEDLKVRQYIKERLYRSGVSRVEVERLANQVKVVIKTARPGIVIGRKGSEVEKLKQDLQAMIGNQNVQISVEEVQSPETDAQLVAENIALQIERRVSYRRAMKQAIVRALKAGAKGIKVACSGRLAGAEIAREEWYREGRLPLQTLRADIDYGFAEAITTYGKIGVKVWIFKGEVISPGEVLEEGGFGEVKEGKYEEELVDYADTQES
- the rplN gene encoding 50S ribosomal protein L14 — protein: MIQPRTMLEVADNTGAKKIMCIRVMGGSNRRYATIGDIIIASVKEAEPHSGVKKGEVVRAVVVRVRKELGRPDGTFVRFDDNAAVLVNNQDVPRGTRIFGPVGRELREKNFMRIISLAPEVV
- the rplE gene encoding 50S ribosomal protein L5, with protein sequence MSVTREKYVQESVPKLLKRFGYRNVMQVPRLEKVVINLGIGDATQNARYLDLAVEELAAITGQKPLVTRARKSISNFKLRKGMPIGCKVTLRGARMYEFLDRFLNIAIARIRDFKGFPAGSFDGRGNCTIGIEEQLIFPEISYDKVERVRGMNITFVTTARTDEEAKALLESLGLPFRK
- the rplV gene encoding 50S ribosomal protein L22, translating into MEARATAKYLRISPRKARQAVDLIRGKKAQEALALLKFVPKKSARLVYKVLQSAIANAENNRGLDVDKLVVSQAFVNPGPTMKRIRPRAMGRAYLIRKRSSHITVVVSEAGEGR
- the rpmC gene encoding 50S ribosomal protein L29, which gives rise to MRASELRNLTNEELNQKLKDLRTELFNLRFQTITGQLANPQRIRTVKRDVARIKTILKERELGLQKQGVK